From Virgibacillus ihumii, the proteins below share one genomic window:
- a CDS encoding universal stress protein, which produces MDFEYKDIVVAVDGSQASENAFKKSLDIVKRNDARLILAHVVDSRTFATAEAYDRTLAERADKYAKELLDSYVENAHEANVTNIVRCVEYGSPKVKIAKDIAVNFGADLIICGATGMGAVERFLIGSVSESITRYASCDVLVVR; this is translated from the coding sequence ATGGATTTTGAATATAAGGATATTGTTGTTGCAGTAGACGGATCACAAGCTTCCGAAAATGCCTTTAAAAAATCTCTGGACATTGTAAAACGTAATGATGCACGCCTGATTCTTGCACATGTGGTCGATTCACGGACTTTTGCAACTGCTGAAGCATATGACAGGACATTAGCTGAACGAGCGGATAAGTACGCTAAAGAGTTGCTCGATAGTTATGTGGAAAACGCGCATGAAGCAAATGTTACAAATATTGTACGCTGTGTGGAGTATGGTTCGCCAAAAGTAAAAATTGCCAAAGATATTGCCGTGAACTTTGGTGCCGATTTAATTATTTGCGGGGCAACGGGTATGGGGGCTGTTGAACGATTCCTGATTGGAAGTGTTTCCGAAAGCATAACACGGTATGCCAGTTGTGACGTACTTGTTGTAAGATAA
- a CDS encoding MogA/MoaB family molybdenum cofactor biosynthesis protein: protein MSVYDHKRNELVVRFMIVTISDTRTEKTDKSGNLIAELLEGAGHHVELKKITHDEASSINEMVRAGCSKPEIDVVITNGGTGIAGRDVTIETVSPLFDKEITGFGELFRMLSYYEDIGSAALLSRAAAGVINHTAVFAIPGSSGAVRLAMNKLILPEISHVVKEIAKDII from the coding sequence ATGTCGGTTTATGATCACAAACGGAACGAATTGGTTGTAAGATTCATGATTGTAACCATCAGTGATACGCGTACTGAAAAAACAGACAAAAGCGGAAATCTCATTGCAGAACTTTTGGAAGGCGCGGGTCATCACGTTGAACTTAAAAAAATCACTCATGATGAGGCATCATCAATAAATGAAATGGTTAGAGCTGGATGCAGCAAACCTGAAATTGATGTCGTCATTACAAACGGCGGTACAGGAATCGCCGGCCGCGATGTGACGATTGAAACGGTCAGCCCGCTATTTGACAAAGAAATAACCGGCTTTGGCGAATTATTTCGCATGCTCAGTTACTATGAGGATATAGGTTCGGCTGCACTGTTATCAAGGGCAGCCGCCGGGGTAATTAATCATACAGCAGTTTTTGCCATCCCTGGATCATCCGGTGCAGTACGGCTCGCTATGAATAAACTGATTTTGCCTGAAATTTCACATGTTGTAAAAGAAATAGCAAAAGATATAATCTGA
- a CDS encoding acetate kinase — protein sequence MDNVLAINAGSSSLKYQLIQMPDEKVLAKGIFERIGLANSIFSITIDGKKDSVEMDIPNHEVAVKWLLERLETSGVIQSLDDVSAIGHRIVHGGERFTDSVIITDDVIREIEEVSKLAPLHNPANLTGVMAFRELLPNVPMVAVFDTAFHQTMPEKSYLYSLPYEYYKKYGIRKYGFHGTSHKYVSQRASEMMGIPVDQLRLITCHLGNGASIAAIDKGKSIDTSMGFTPLAGVTMGTRSGNIDPALIPYIMEETGQSADEVMHVLNKKSGMLALSGFSSDLRDIEQQTGTNERAELALEVFAARIHKYLGSYAARMSGVDAIIFTAGVGENSDVVREKVLTGLEFMGVYWNPELNKTRGEETFINYPHSPVKVLVIPTNEEIMIARDTVQLTSTGGH from the coding sequence TTGGATAATGTATTGGCAATCAATGCCGGGAGTTCCTCATTAAAATATCAATTGATTCAAATGCCGGATGAAAAGGTACTTGCGAAGGGCATATTTGAACGGATTGGACTTGCGAATTCCATATTTTCGATCACAATTGACGGGAAAAAAGACAGCGTAGAAATGGATATACCAAACCATGAGGTGGCTGTAAAATGGCTTTTGGAAAGGTTGGAAACGTCAGGGGTAATCCAGTCCTTGGATGACGTCAGTGCGATAGGACATCGGATTGTTCATGGCGGGGAGCGTTTTACTGATTCGGTTATCATTACCGATGATGTTATCCGCGAAATTGAGGAAGTTTCCAAGCTGGCACCGCTTCATAACCCGGCCAATTTGACTGGTGTAATGGCTTTCAGAGAATTATTGCCGAATGTGCCAATGGTGGCAGTATTTGATACAGCCTTTCATCAGACCATGCCCGAAAAATCATACCTATACAGTTTGCCTTATGAATACTATAAAAAATACGGTATCCGAAAATACGGGTTCCACGGTACTTCCCATAAATATGTATCACAGCGTGCATCTGAAATGATGGGGATTCCGGTTGATCAATTACGGCTGATTACGTGTCATTTGGGTAATGGGGCCAGTATAGCCGCCATCGATAAAGGCAAATCGATTGATACTTCAATGGGATTCACCCCGCTTGCAGGAGTCACCATGGGGACTCGTTCGGGTAATATCGATCCTGCTCTGATACCCTATATCATGGAAGAGACTGGACAATCCGCTGATGAGGTCATGCATGTGCTCAATAAAAAAAGTGGAATGCTGGCATTGTCCGGATTTTCCAGTGACTTGCGTGACATCGAACAACAGACGGGAACGAATGAGCGGGCTGAACTGGCTTTGGAAGTATTTGCTGCTCGTATTCATAAATATCTTGGGTCCTATGCAGCCCGCATGTCCGGTGTTGACGCAATTATTTTCACTGCAGGGGTCGGTGAAAACAGTGATGTTGTCCGGGAAAAAGTGCTGACCGGACTGGAGTTTATGGGTGTATACTGGAACCCTGAATTAAACAAAACCCGAGGTGAAGAGACATTTATCAATTATCCGCATTCACCTGTGAAAGTTCTGGTAATTCCAACGAATGAAGAAATAATGATTGCAAGGGATACAGTTCAACTGACAAGTACAGGGGGGCATTAG
- a CDS encoding class I SAM-dependent methyltransferase: MEKTNVENLFEWIDQTTELIQQYENVPYLDCLAGTLNTLFYRDVPEDTGDELSQKLTDKLQAVELESYLNTEVRKAVQLAILKGMKGSTQQQHLMTPETVALFTGYLAEKLTKSQENLRVFDPAGGTGNLLTIVLEHLNNVSSVYASEVDPTLIELAVLNANLQKKEVEFFHQDSLRPFLLDPVDLIVADIPVGYYPDDMRANNYELEADQGHSYSHHLFIEQSMNYTKEGGYLIFVIPDFLFDSDQSDKLYAFIHEYAHIVGVIKLPESAFKSEKNTKSILILQKNGEGITAPKQPLLANLPSFNNTDAMNDILAQINAWFSENMTNQD; this comes from the coding sequence ATGGAAAAAACGAACGTTGAAAATTTATTTGAATGGATTGATCAAACGACGGAATTAATACAGCAGTATGAAAATGTTCCTTACTTGGATTGTTTGGCAGGTACATTAAACACGCTTTTTTATCGGGATGTTCCGGAAGACACGGGTGATGAACTTTCACAGAAATTAACTGACAAATTACAGGCAGTTGAATTAGAATCATACTTGAACACAGAAGTACGCAAAGCGGTCCAGCTGGCTATTTTGAAAGGAATGAAAGGTTCTACCCAGCAACAGCATTTAATGACGCCGGAAACGGTAGCATTGTTTACCGGTTACTTAGCGGAAAAGCTGACAAAAAGTCAGGAAAATTTGCGTGTGTTCGACCCTGCCGGCGGTACCGGGAATTTACTGACGATTGTGTTGGAGCATCTTAACAATGTCAGCAGTGTGTATGCTAGTGAAGTTGATCCGACGTTAATTGAACTGGCAGTGTTAAATGCTAATCTGCAAAAGAAAGAGGTGGAGTTTTTTCACCAGGACAGTTTGCGGCCATTCTTATTGGACCCGGTTGATTTAATTGTTGCCGATATTCCGGTAGGTTATTATCCGGATGATATGCGTGCGAATAACTATGAATTGGAAGCAGACCAGGGACACTCATATTCTCATCATTTATTTATCGAGCAAAGTATGAATTACACCAAAGAGGGCGGTTATTTAATTTTTGTCATTCCTGACTTCCTGTTTGACAGTGATCAGTCAGATAAGCTCTATGCGTTTATTCATGAATATGCACATATTGTTGGTGTCATCAAGTTACCGGAAAGTGCATTTAAGTCAGAAAAAAATACAAAAAGCATTCTGATCCTGCAAAAGAATGGTGAAGGGATAACAGCGCCTAAACAACCGCTGCTGGCAAACCTGCCTTCATTTAATAATACAGATGCGATGAATGATATCCTGGCACAAATTAATGCGTGGTTTTCTGAGAATATGACAAATCAGGACTAA
- the tpx gene encoding thiol peroxidase, giving the protein MANVTFQQEPVTLLGNEISAGDKAPDFKVLSNDLQEVSLDDYKDKVKLIAAVPSVDTGVCSDETKRFNEEADKLDNTHVLTISMDLPFAQGRWCAANGVKNLDTLSDHRDADFGEKYGVLIKELRLLARAVFVVDSSNTVKYAEYVSEVTELPDFEKAIQAAKDAE; this is encoded by the coding sequence ATGGCAAATGTTACATTCCAACAAGAACCTGTCACACTTTTAGGTAATGAAATTTCTGCAGGGGATAAGGCACCGGATTTTAAGGTTCTGTCAAACGACCTTCAAGAAGTTTCGTTGGATGATTATAAAGATAAAGTTAAACTGATCGCAGCAGTACCGTCCGTTGATACAGGTGTCTGTTCTGATGAAACCAAACGTTTTAATGAAGAAGCGGATAAACTGGATAATACGCATGTACTGACCATCAGCATGGATTTGCCGTTTGCACAGGGACGCTGGTGTGCTGCAAATGGGGTGAAGAATCTGGACACCCTATCCGACCATCGGGATGCTGATTTCGGTGAAAAATACGGAGTTCTGATTAAAGAGTTACGATTGTTGGCACGGGCAGTCTTTGTGGTGGACTCATCCAACACCGTTAAATATGCTGAATATGTCAGTGAAGTAACGGAATTACCTGATTTCGAGAAAGCTATCCAGGCAGCTAAAGATGCTGAATAA
- the ytfJ gene encoding GerW family sporulation protein codes for MSEHPIQGLMTTAMENLKDMIEVNTIIGDPVESPDGSIIVPVSKVGFGFAAGGSEFSSGGGKGDDSGGDSLPFGGGSGGGVSITPVAFLIVSQKGIKMIHMDENVHLYEKMINFAPQAVEKIQQIIKESAQSNKNKKGGQQQKKQDKENNKENNQDSEKKNNQGSGENSQQTDYDI; via the coding sequence ATGAGTGAGCATCCGATTCAAGGATTAATGACCACTGCAATGGAAAATTTGAAAGATATGATTGAAGTTAATACGATAATTGGGGATCCGGTTGAATCTCCTGATGGCAGTATCATCGTTCCTGTTTCAAAAGTTGGTTTTGGGTTTGCTGCCGGTGGAAGTGAATTTTCTAGTGGTGGCGGTAAGGGTGATGATTCAGGTGGTGATAGTCTTCCGTTTGGTGGAGGAAGCGGCGGTGGGGTTTCCATTACACCGGTAGCTTTTTTGATTGTCAGTCAAAAAGGGATCAAAATGATTCATATGGATGAAAATGTGCATTTGTATGAAAAAATGATTAATTTCGCACCACAGGCGGTGGAAAAGATTCAGCAGATTATAAAGGAGTCCGCTCAGTCAAATAAGAATAAAAAAGGTGGCCAGCAACAGAAAAAACAGGATAAGGAGAACAATAAGGAGAACAATCAGGATAGCGAAAAGAAAAACAATCAAGGCAGCGGAGAAAATTCACAGCAAACTGATTATGATATATAG
- a CDS encoding DUF2953 domain-containing protein, which translates to MSVEQSVELFQTTSRNLIHIVKAYRDAATILLKRFTFQRFYWKTEFGTGKADGTGLATGGIWASKGFLTGYFANKSTFKSEPSISVIPYFNRKCFRSELECIVSIRVGQAMYALLKVIRKIPFKKEAVI; encoded by the coding sequence ATGTCAGTTGAACAAAGTGTTGAGTTGTTTCAAACTACCAGCAGAAATTTGATACATATAGTTAAGGCATACCGTGACGCAGCAACGATCTTATTAAAGCGATTTACGTTTCAGCGGTTTTACTGGAAAACAGAATTTGGTACGGGAAAAGCAGATGGTACCGGCCTGGCAACAGGTGGAATATGGGCGAGTAAAGGATTTCTGACTGGATATTTCGCTAACAAAAGCACATTTAAAAGTGAACCTTCCATTTCAGTAATTCCTTATTTTAACAGGAAGTGTTTTCGCTCCGAATTGGAGTGCATTGTTTCGATAAGAGTAGGGCAAGCTATGTACGCACTTCTTAAAGTGATACGGAAAATTCCGTTTAAAAAAGAAGCGGTAATATAA
- a CDS encoding NAD kinase, which produces MRANRKNIYIYQTADHSDDQLNSLITEAEKNGFTIVNNAKDANIILSIGGDGTFLQAVRKTGFRQDCLYTGLTRSNESGLYCDFNMDNMDEMLHTMKHAELEVRRFPVINVQINGESSFNCLNEVSIRSTIIKTIVIDVYIDDMHFETFRGDGLIVATPTGSTGYNKSTGGSVIDPKLHCFQVSELASLNNNRYRTLGSPFLLNSDRELTLKIVQDGNDYPIIGLDNEAYPIRSIQSLNITLSDKVIKTVKLKNNSFWSRVKRTFL; this is translated from the coding sequence ATGCGTGCAAACCGTAAAAACATTTATATTTATCAGACAGCCGATCATTCGGATGATCAGTTGAATTCCCTGATTACAGAAGCTGAAAAAAATGGATTTACAATCGTCAATAACGCAAAAGATGCGAATATCATTTTGAGTATCGGCGGTGACGGAACATTTCTGCAGGCCGTCCGCAAAACCGGTTTTCGGCAGGATTGTTTATATACAGGACTTACACGATCAAATGAATCAGGTCTCTACTGTGATTTTAATATGGATAACATGGATGAAATGCTGCATACGATGAAGCATGCAGAACTTGAAGTCAGACGCTTTCCGGTAATAAACGTACAAATTAACGGCGAATCTTCTTTTAATTGCCTGAATGAGGTCAGTATCCGTTCAACAATCATTAAGACAATCGTTATTGATGTTTATATTGATGATATGCATTTTGAAACGTTCAGGGGAGACGGTTTGATTGTTGCCACACCAACCGGCAGCACTGGATACAACAAATCAACCGGAGGGTCTGTTATCGATCCGAAACTGCATTGCTTTCAGGTATCTGAACTGGCATCGCTGAATAACAACAGATATCGAACGCTGGGATCACCCTTTTTATTAAATAGTGACCGTGAATTAACACTGAAAATTGTCCAGGACGGGAATGACTATCCCATAATCGGCTTAGACAACGAGGCTTATCCGATCCGTAGTATTCAATCGTTAAACATAACCCTTAGTGACAAAGTCATTAAAACGGTAAAGCTTAAAAACAACTCATTCTGGTCACGTGTGAAACGAACATTTTTATAA
- a CDS encoding amidohydrolase produces the protein MGILWFGGPIYTMDNEGDAAEAVYTEGEFIKAVGTYERLYHDFFDQIDNEVNLKGKMMLPGLVDSHMHIIQHGEKLLRLDLSQMISAEEVKEALKNRTANLSDGEWLVGEGWNENQWEDPVIFSKAELDDISPDNPMILSRVCRHALLANSKAMQLSKIAEDTPNPQGGIIVRDKEGKAAGYFLDTAQELIKAAMPEVSQEYLQQVINIAVDDLLAKGLVGGHSEDLNYYGGFNKTYQAFMHAVNGTKKKFKAHLLVHHEVLDDMLEENMGFLDGTTYVELGAVKLFSDGALGGRTAWLSNDYSDDEGNTGVAIHSRENLENIVQKARKYDLPIAVHAIGDQAADEIISVMKKYPLQNGARDRLIHGQLLNERSLKTLTEIPVIVDIQPSFVASDFPWVIGRIGNDRLKLSYAWKTMMENGVICAGGSDAPIEGANPLLGIQAAVLRKSSFDGKVYLPGQKLSVFEAVRLYTVGSAQAISQENFRGLIKEGYTADFTILEDDIFQMDPEMLDQVEVAMTVVDGDIVYEKNPYRL, from the coding sequence ATGGGCATACTTTGGTTTGGCGGTCCAATCTACACGATGGACAATGAAGGGGACGCAGCAGAAGCAGTCTATACCGAAGGGGAATTTATAAAAGCAGTTGGCACATATGAGCGATTGTATCATGATTTCTTTGACCAGATTGATAATGAAGTGAACCTGAAAGGAAAAATGATGCTTCCCGGTTTGGTGGATAGCCATATGCATATTATACAGCATGGAGAAAAATTGCTTAGACTGGATTTGTCCCAGATGATATCTGCTGAAGAGGTAAAGGAAGCATTAAAAAATAGGACTGCTAATTTATCGGATGGCGAATGGCTTGTCGGTGAAGGCTGGAATGAAAACCAATGGGAGGATCCGGTAATATTTTCAAAAGCTGAATTGGATGATATATCCCCGGATAATCCGATGATACTTTCAAGAGTTTGCCGTCATGCATTATTGGCCAATTCAAAGGCGATGCAATTATCCAAAATTGCCGAAGACACTCCAAATCCGCAAGGTGGTATTATCGTTCGGGATAAGGAGGGGAAAGCAGCAGGTTATTTTTTGGACACAGCCCAGGAATTAATCAAAGCGGCAATGCCGGAAGTTTCTCAGGAATATTTACAACAGGTGATTAATATTGCTGTCGACGATCTTTTAGCTAAGGGTCTGGTTGGTGGACATAGTGAAGATTTAAATTATTATGGCGGATTCAATAAAACGTATCAGGCGTTTATGCATGCGGTTAACGGAACAAAGAAAAAGTTCAAGGCGCATTTATTGGTTCATCATGAAGTATTAGATGACATGCTTGAAGAGAATATGGGATTCCTTGATGGAACTACATATGTTGAGTTAGGTGCTGTTAAACTTTTTTCCGATGGTGCTCTTGGCGGGCGGACTGCCTGGCTGAGCAATGATTATAGTGATGATGAAGGAAATACAGGTGTTGCGATTCACAGCAGAGAAAACCTGGAAAATATTGTTCAAAAGGCGAGAAAGTATGATCTGCCAATTGCGGTTCATGCGATTGGAGATCAGGCTGCGGATGAAATCATATCAGTTATGAAGAAATATCCGTTACAAAATGGTGCGCGTGATCGGTTAATCCATGGTCAGTTACTTAATGAACGTTCATTAAAAACATTGACCGAAATACCTGTCATAGTAGATATTCAGCCCTCTTTTGTAGCATCTGATTTTCCATGGGTCATTGGCCGAATCGGAAATGACCGATTGAAGCTTTCATATGCATGGAAGACAATGATGGAGAATGGTGTGATTTGTGCAGGAGGGTCTGATGCTCCGATCGAGGGAGCCAATCCGCTTCTGGGTATCCAGGCGGCAGTTTTGCGTAAATCATCTTTTGACGGCAAGGTTTATTTACCGGGTCAGAAACTTTCCGTGTTCGAAGCAGTTCGGCTGTATACCGTTGGCAGTGCACAAGCGATAAGCCAAGAGAATTTCCGCGGGCTGATTAAAGAAGGATATACAGCGGACTTTACTATTTTGGAGGATGATATTTTTCAAATGGACCCTGAAATGCTTGATCAAGTGGAAGTGGCTATGACTGTAGTGGATGGAGATATTGTGTATGAGAAAAACCCTTACCGGTTGTGA
- a CDS encoding alpha/beta-type small acid-soluble spore protein — MANNNSNQLVVPGAQQALDQMKTEIASEFGVQLSADNTSRANGSVGGEITKRLVQTAQQQFGGQQQ; from the coding sequence ATGGCAAACAATAATTCAAACCAATTGGTAGTACCTGGTGCACAACAGGCACTGGATCAAATGAAAACTGAAATCGCATCAGAATTTGGTGTACAGCTAAGTGCTGACAACACTTCCCGCGCAAATGGTTCAGTTGGCGGTGAAATCACAAAACGCCTTGTTCAAACTGCTCAGCAACAATTTGGCGGTCAACAACAGTAA